From a region of the Rhipicephalus microplus isolate Deutch F79 chromosome X, USDA_Rmic, whole genome shotgun sequence genome:
- the LOC142775380 gene encoding uncharacterized protein LOC142775380: protein MKKDAIVSAIDSLNLSSEDIKETWSEIQKREEQERQDRRQEQERQEKREEQERQDRRQEQERQEKREEQERQDRRQEQERQEKREEQERQERREERERQLRQKELDIEQLRIEVEMRKMAGVQGVEVEGRQNLCDLSKQMQPFKTGQDVGLFLVNFERTCEKSKLGRSTWARNLLSLLPCEAADVIARLPVEDADNYDKVKDSLLKRFRLSPDAFRQRFRNLTKKQGSTYSDFAYELKVNLIEWMKGANAFGNFEMALEEVALEQFFSKLSEPMKLWIQDRTGVKTIQAAADFADEYASRRGERDEVPPTKAGDKGKPWTAKQGAGAGTTAQKKTDFAASGQGSQNKQGGKVSGDSSKKSPFEARKPPTCYKCMEEGHIAVGCRRPRPALSYTSDSATSEELLSPYLFNLTVNGKPCRVLRDSGATMDLVHPDYVAQADYNGKCAWIKPVLEDGSICLPVARVILTGPFGEVETEAAVSDKLPPQYPYLFSNRTDRLLREQGKSFHEGTVQALTRAKARALAAELERQEPSFTGSPATPAIVSAVEPAIPSPTEKEREGSEKQTSTDTAERESEEGLLALPVSKALSNVLGKVTRDELIEQQKSDPSLKEIWNIVREGVARKNVSFPVKDGILYRHYRTAKGRTFDQIVVPAKYRSDIVDLCHGVGWSGHLGARKTKNRLLTEFYWPRCFKEVEKHVRACDTCQRVGKPHEKGKAPLKLVPLISEPFRRLVIDVVGPLPVTKSGYRYLLTAICPATKFPEAIPMKEQSSVEVVNALLSIFSRVGFPQEIQCDQGSVFTSVLTTGFLEKCGMKIIHSSVYHPQSNSVERCHSVMKRVLRALIFERKCQWDACLPAMLFALRSVTHEATGFSPAELVYGRTLKSPLRLLRETWESKSTDPTVVEYILELLERLWCARDIAEANMREAQNRAKSYYDRNAKLRAYQEGDQVMVLRPSRANKLEIQWEGPFRVVKKLSDTNYALERKGRRREVVIYHHNLMKSYVGEVQKVNLALNSTEELAPEIPGLVGVERSMDVTDVMKAVAPAEGLTERQKVDLRNLLSEHITVFSERPGRTEVITHDIELTSDTTVKSRPYRLAPRQQEILKKEVDRMLELKLIEPCESTCTSPMILVEVPGKDPRPCVDYRKLNAITKDQTYPIPNVEELVEKVSAAKYVSTLDLVRGYWQVPMTKRASEYAAFVAPTGTFRPLVLSFGLKNAPFCFSRLMNRVLQGAEGYAVPYLDDIAIYSNTWEDHLYHLSDVLRRLTHAGLTVKPAKCQLARAEVRYLGHVVGQGRRRPDELKVEAVSEFPQPESKTAIRSFLGLTGYYQRYIPQYSEVAAPLKDALRKNAPEKVVWSAEMEGAFQGLKAALVSSPVLHAPNYDRRFIVQCDASNRGLGVILCQEDENGNEHPVLYASRKLSVREEAYSASEKECACIVWATQKLACYLYGTSFVFVTDHCPLTWLSQMSGKNPRLLRWSLALQELNFTVKYKKGSANANVDTLSRAF from the coding sequence ATGAAGAAAGACGCAATTGTTAGCGCTATCGATAGCTTGAATCTGAGCAGTGAAGATATTAAAGAAACATGGAGCGAGATTCAAaagcgtgaggaacaggagcgtcaggatAGACGACAGGAACAGGAACGCCAAGAAaagcgtgaggaacaggagcgtcaggatAGACGACAGGAACAGGAACGCCAAGAAaagcgtgaggaacaggagcgtcaggatAGACGACAGGAACAGGAACGCCAAGAAaagcgtgaggaacaggagcgtcaggaaaggcgtgAGGAACGGGAGCGTCAGCTAAGGCAAAAAGAACTGGATATAGAACAGTTGCGAATCGAAGTGGAAATGAGGAAGATGGCAGGGGTCCAAGGAGTGGAGGTAGAAGGCAGACAAAATCTTTGTGATTTATCTAAACAAATGCAACCCTTCAAAACAGGGCAAGATGTGGGCCTCTTTCTTGTGAACTTTGAGAGAACCTGTGAAAAATCGAAGCTTGGTCGTAGCACATGGGCTCGAAATTTGTTAAGTTTGCTGCCATGTGAAGCAGCGGATGTAATCGCGCGGCTTCCGGTGGAGGATGCGGACAACTACGACAAAGTGAAGGATAGCCTTCTAAAGAGGTTCCGACTTTCGCCAGACGCGTTCCGCCAGCGGTTTCGCAATCTGACAAAGAAGCAGGGCAGCACGTATTCTGATTTTGCCTACGAGTTGAAGGTCAACTTAATAGAATGGATGAAAGGAGCCAACGCTTTTGGGAACTTCGAAATGGCTCTTGAAGAAGTGGCTCTCGAAcagtttttttcaaaactttccgAGCCAATGAAGCTCTGGATCCAAGATAGAACCggcgtaaaaacaatacaggcagCGGCCGACTTTGCTGACGAGTACGCGTCACGCCGGGGAGAAAGAGACGAGGTTCCTCCAACAAAAGCGGGAGATAAAGGGAAACCTTGGACGGCGAAGCAGGGAGCTGGCGCAGGTACGACTGCACAGAAAAAGACAGACTTCGCTGCAAGTGGTCAAGGATCACAAAACAAACAGGGGGGAAAGGTTTCGGGGGATTCTTCCAAAAAGAGTCCTTTTGAGGCTCGGAAACCACCTACTTGCTACAAATGTATGGAGGAAGGGCATATTGCCGTAGGCTGTCGTAGACCCAGGCCAGCCCTTTCGTACACTTCTGACTCAGCCACTAGCGAGGAGCTTCTTAGTCCGTACCTTTTTAACCTAACAGTGAACGGAAAGCCGTGCCGCGTCTTACGAGACAGTGGGGCAACCATGGATCTGGTGCACCCGGACTATGTGGCACAAGCAGACTACAACGGCAAGTGTGCATGGATTAAACCAGTTTTGGAGGATGGAAGCATTTGTCTTCCGGTAGCTCGAGTAATTCTGACAGGACCGTTCGGAGAAGTGGAGACGGAAGCGGCGGTGTCAGACAAGCTGCCCCCGCAGTACCCCTATTTGTTCTCGAATCGGACCGACCGTCTGCTGAGAGAACAAGGGAAAAGTTTTCACGAGGGAACAGTACAAGCCTTGACACGAGCTAAAGCACGAGCGTTAGCAGCCGAACTAGAGCGGCAGGAACCGAGTTTTACCGGAAGTCCCGCAACACCAGCTATAGTCAGCGCAGTTGAGCCTGCTATCCCGTCGCctactgaaaaagaaagagaggggtcAGAGAAGCAGACTAGCACTGATACAGCGGAAAGGGAATCGGAGGAGGGGCTGCTCGCGTTGCCGGTATCAAAAGCACTAAGCAATGTACTGGGGAAAGTGACAAGAGACGAGCTCATCGAGCAGCAAAAAAGCGATCCTAGCCTTAAGGAGATTTGGAACATCGTCAGGGAAGGGGTGGCGAGGAAGAATGTCAGTTTTCCGGTCAAAGATGGCATCTTGTACCGCCACTACCGGACTGCAAAAGGTCGCACGTTCGACCAGATTGTAGTGCCGGCTAAGTATCGGTCTGACATTGTGGATCTCTGTCACGGAGTTGGTTGGTCGGGGCACTTAGGAGCTCGGAAGACCAAAAATAGGCTCCTAACGGAGTTTTATTGGCCAAGATGCTTCAAAGAAGTTGAGAAGCACGTAAGAGCGTGTGATACCTGCCAGAGAGTGGGAAAACCGCACGAGAAGGGAAAGGCACCACTTAAGCTTGTTCCGCTCATTTCGGAGCCATTTCGCCGGCTGGTAATAGACGTTGTGGGACCACTCCCAGTGACAAAGTCAGGCTACCGGTATTTGCTTACCGCCATTTGTCCAGCAACCAAATTTCCTGAGGCGATCCCAATGAAGGAGCAAAGCTCCGTAGAGGTAGTCAACGCCCTACTGTCTATTTTTTCGAGAGTGGGCTTTCCTCAGGAGATACAGTGCGACCAGGGCTCAGTATTCACCAGCGTTCTCACTACGGGATTCCTGGAAAAGTGTGGAATGAAAATAATCCACAGTTCCGTGTACCACCCGCAGTCCAATAGTGTAGAGCGGTGTCATTCCGTGATGAAACGAGTTCTGCGAGCCCTTATCTTTGAAAGGAAGTGTCAGTGGGATGCTTGTCTTCCGGCAATGTTGTTTGCGCTGAGATCGGTCACTCATGAAGCGACGGGTTTCAGCCCCGCGGAGCTGGTTTACGGACGGACGCTCAAGTCTCCACTGCGACTTTTGCGCGAAACCTGGGAGTCGAAGAGTACCGACCCTACGGTGGTCGAGTACATTCTGGAATTGCTGGAAAGGCTGTGGTGTGCTCGCGACATTGCTGAGGCGAACATGAGAGAGGCGCAAAATAGAGCCAAGAGCTACTACGATCGAAACGCGAAACTGAGAGCTTATCAGGAAGGCGATCAGGTAATGGTCTTGCGCCCCTCGCGAGCAAATAAGCTGGAGATTCAATGGGAGGGGCCCTTTCGGGTTGTGAAAAAGCTCTCGGACACAAATTACGCACTGGAACGTAAAGGAAGACGCCGAGAGGTTGTCATTTACCACCACAATTTAATGAAGAGTTATGTGGGAGAAGTGCAGAAAGTGAACTTGGCTCTTAACAGCACGGAGGAGCTAGCACCTGAAATTCCAGGCTTGGTGGGGGTTGAAAGATCAATGGATGTTACCGATGTCATGAAAGCCGTAGCACCGGCCGAGGGCTTGACTGAGAGGCAGAAAGTCGACTTACGCAACTTATTGTCAGAACACATCACTGTTTTCTCGGAAAGGCCAGGGCGAACTGAGGTTATCACTCATGACATTGAGCTAACTTCTGACACCACTGTGAAGTCGAGGCCGTATAGACTAGCCCCGCGACAGCAGGAGATCTTGAAAAAAGAAGTAGATCGAATGCTCGAGCTTAAGCTTATCGAACCTTGCGAAAGCACCTGCACGTCCCCTATGATTCTCGTTGAGGTTCCGGGAAAGGATCCACGGccttgcgtggattaccgcaaacTTAACGCGATCACGAAGGACCAAACCTATCCTATACCCAACGTAGAGGAGCTGGTGGAAAAAGTGAGCGCCGCTAAATACGTCTCGACTTTGGACTTAGTAAGAggctattggcaagttccaatgactaaacgagcTAGTGAGTATGCGGCCTTTGTGGCGCCGACGGGCACATTTAGGCCCCTAGTTCTGAGCTTTGGCCTTAAGAACGCCCCTTTTTGCTTTTCAAGGCTAATGAACCGAGTTCTGCAGGGGGCTGAAGGCTACGCTGTTCCCTACTTAGACGACATCGCTATTTATTCCAATACATGGGAAGATCACCTGTACCATCTTAGCGATGTCCTTAGACGTTTGACGCACGCTGGACTGACAGTGAAACCGGCTAAGTGCCAGCTAGCCCGCGCCGAAGTACGGTACCTAGGGCACGTGGTAGGGCAGGGCAGGAGGCGACCTGATGAGTTGAAAGTAGAGGCGGTTAGCGAGTTCCCGCAACCAGAAAGCAAGACGGCTATCCGCTCCTTTTTAGGCCTGACAGGGTATTATCAGCGCTACATCCCTCAGTACTCGGAGGTAGCCGCTCCGTTAAAGGATGCACTGCGCAAGAATGCTCCAGAAAAGGTAGTTTGGAGTGCGGAAATGGAGGGCGCCTTCCAGGGGCTCAAAGCGGCTCTTGTTAGCTCACCCGTACTGCATGCACCGAACTATGATCGTCGCTTTATTGTGCAGTGCGATGCCAGCAACAGAGGCTTAGGAGTAATACTGTGCCAGGAGGATGAGAACGGGAACGAGCACCCTGTGTTGTACGCCAGCAGGAAACTCTCGGTTCGTGAGGAGGCCTACAgtgcttcggaaaaagaatgtgcctgCATTGTGTGGGCTACCCAAAAATTAGCCTGCTACCTCTACGGAACTTCTTTTGTCTTCGTCACTGACCACTGCCCACTGACATGGCTATCGCAAATGTCGGGAAAGAATCCACGACTACTACGTTGGAGCCTTGCGCTTCAGGAGCTTAACTTCACTGTGAAGTATAAGAAGGGTTCCGCAAACGCCAATGTTGACACATTAAGCAGAGCTTTTtag